The Candidatus Binataceae bacterium genome includes the window CATTTCGACTTCGGCGGCCTGCCGTTCGATCGACAGGTTGCGATGGATAAACCCCAGGCCTCCCATCTGCGCCATCGCAATGGCGGTAGCCGATTCGGTGACCGTGTCCATCGGGCTTGAGACCAGTGGGATACGCAGGCGCACGCGCGGGGTCAGCAAGGTAGAGACGTCGCAACTGGTCGGTAGCAGGTCAGAGAATTGCGGCAACAAGAGAACGTCGTCGAAAGTTAGTCCTTCAGGCAGCTCCGAAAAAGGCATCGCGAGTCCCTCCTAAACAAAAAGCCCGCAGTTCTGCTGCGGGCCTTCAACCGTTTGTCGAGCTTTCAGCGCGTACTGAGAAGGCAGTGGCGCCATAGCTATTGGTAACAGCGCGGGTCGCTCGAATCAATACGCGGTCCCGCTACGACCAGGGCAGGATCGCTGACGCGGCTAGCTCCGATTGGGTGGGTGACGGCTGGTTTTGGCCGTGCGGCGACGCCCATGCTTTCGCGCCGATCTCGCCGGCGATCTCTGCTATGACCTCGGGACAAAAGTACTAACTGCGAATGTGCGCGATGTGCCCAGCTTCTTCTTCGAGGCGCTCGACGTTTATCAGCGCCTCGTTGGACAGCGCACCGGCCCACACTACCAACAGCCACTGGCCTTGGAAGGATACGGCCTGCGCACGCCCCGGAGCCCCTTTCGCGTTCTCGAATGACACCCGGTAATGATTCATCCGTTTTCCGCGTTCGCTCCCGATGCCGCAAACCTCGAGGGTAGTGTTGTCCAGCAGCAAATCGGTCACAGCTTCGACGTCGCGCGCGTTCAAGGCGGCAACGAAGTCAGTCGAGAAGCTCTTTGGAAGGTGCCCGGTGCGCGCGCGGCATGCTCGGAACTTCCTCCAGCCTCGCACGCCCGCGGTGGAGCGCGGACTTAACGGCCCCCACTGTGGTGGAGAGGATTTCCGCGATTTGCTCGAGAGTGAAGTCGAACACCTCCTTCAGAACTACCGCGGCCCTTTCCTGTGGCGCGACTCGACTCAGCAAAAGCGCCGCCGCTTCAAGAGCTTGAATCGACCGCTCGCCAGTGGAGGAATCGTCGGACCCGGGGGGCTCGAAGTGATGAGTTGGCGGCGACGCATGTGGTCGATCCCCAGATTGGTTGCGATGCGGAAAAGATAGGCGCGCAGCCCCTTCACCTGAGCCGCCTTCGAAGTCGCATCGCCTCTGCCAATCGCGCCGAACCCATTCAGCAGGGTGTCCTGTAAGAGGTCCTCCGCGTCCCAAACGTTACCTGTCATCCGAGGGCAGTACCGGTAGAGCGCCGGTCGAGTTTCGCCGACGGTGTCCAGATATCGGAACCAGGCGGCGCGCAAGAGCTTGGCAGTCTCGTCTGAAAGGGGCTCATTAGCCATTTGGGTCTCCTTGACAACCAGGACGAACAACGAGGTCGAAAAGATACCCCCAAATCGTTGTCTTTCGCGCAGGGCCGTCCGGAAACAGACCGATCTGCGTCCGCGGTTACGCGCCAATCCAGATGCTCGCGTCTGAGCCACTAGCGCGTCCCGCGTGGACTCGTTTCCTATTTATCTTCCTGTCCAGTTTGGCTGGCGCTTCTGAAGAAACGCGCCAATCCCTTCCTGCGCGTCGCCCGCCATCGCGTTAAGGCTCATGACTTCCTTGGCATAGTCGTAGGCACGCGCCTGGTCGAGATCGATCTGGGCGTAGAACGCCTGCTTGCCGATCGCGATGGTGAGTGGACTCGCTTCCACAATTCGCATCGCAAGCTTACGGGTTTCCTTCACCAGATCGGCATCCGGAACGACGCGATTAACGAGTCCCCATTCGGCCGCGGTGCGCGCATCGATTGGGTCGCCCGAGAGCAGCATCTCCATCGCGCGCTTGCGGCCAATCGCGCGCGCCAGCGCGACCATCGGAGTCGAGCAGAACAGTCCGATGCGCACGCCCGGAGTTGCAAAGCGCGCACTCTCACCTGCGAGCACCAGGTCGCAGGTCGCCGCGAGCTGGCATCCGGCGGCGGTCGCGATCGCATGAACGCGGGCAATGACCGGTTGCGGAATCGCCTGCACCGTCTGCATCAGCTCGGCGCAGAGCTCGAATTCATGACGATAGAAGGCGAGGTCGCGCCCCTTCAGCTCTTCGAGATCGTGACCTGCGCTGAATGCGGGGCCGGCGCCCGCAATGATCACCGCGCGCGCGTTCTTCTGCGGGCCGATTTCGCGCAGCGCCGCGATCATTTCCGACATCATCGCGGTGGACAGCGCATTGCGCTTCTCCGGCCGATTCATGGTGATAGTGACCAGGCCAGCTTCACCCTCGACAATCAGATTGCGATCGCTCATCGCCCATACCTCCGGCTGCTCTGGAGAAGCTTCGCACAACCCACTTGCGAGGCAAGGACCGCATCACTCGCAGCGGTAACCTTCTCCTGCGCTATCTCGTTCAACGTGTCGAGCGCGTGCGGCGGGTTCGGAGCGCAGCGGCAGGTAACCCGGCCGTCGGCCAACGTGGTCAGTCTTCATCGCTTTTTTCGCTCTTCCACTCTTCCGGGTATAGCAGCAACAAATCCTGACCGAGCGCCCGTACCAGGAAGCGTTGGGTTTCGTTTATCGCGCGCTCCAGAGCGCGCCCGCCGACCAGCCAGTGGCCGCGGCTACGCATCGTAACCAGCCGGGCTCCAATTGACTGCGCGAACTGGGTCACGGCGTCGATGGGCGCGAAGGGGTCTGAATCCCCGGCCACGATCAGGCGCGGAGCCGCACCCTCGCCAGGAGCAAATTCCACCTCGCCCCGCGCGATCTGAAACGCCAGGGGTGCGCTGTCGGGCACCATCGCCCGGATCGCGGCTTCGCGCTGGTATGGTTCCGCATCCGCTACAAACTCAAATCCTATCTTACCCGTGGGAGGGTTCAGCGGACGTCCGCGCCAGCGCGCGATACGAGCCGACCAGGTGGTGACTAGTGAAGAGGCAAATCCGGGGACCGCCGGCGCATACGCTACCGCT containing:
- a CDS encoding enoyl-CoA hydratase; translation: MSDRNLIVEGEAGLVTITMNRPEKRNALSTAMMSEMIAALREIGPQKNARAVIIAGAGPAFSAGHDLEELKGRDLAFYRHEFELCAELMQTVQAIPQPVIARVHAIATAAGCQLAATCDLVLAGESARFATPGVRIGLFCSTPMVALARAIGRKRAMEMLLSGDPIDARTAAEWGLVNRVVPDADLVKETRKLAMRIVEASPLTIAIGKQAFYAQIDLDQARAYDYAKEVMSLNAMAGDAQEGIGAFLQKRQPNWTGR
- a CDS encoding RNA polymerase sigma factor; protein product: MANEPLSDETAKLLRAAWFRYLDTVGETRPALYRYCPRMTGNVWDAEDLLQDTLLNGFGAIGRGDATSKAAQVKGLRAYLFRIATNLGIDHMRRRQLITSSPPGPTIPPLASGRFKLLKRRRFC
- a CDS encoding alpha/beta fold hydrolase, encoding MEEKLGRFVAQVERPEPLKFAWPIVVLPEMFTSTRHLNALLGYLATIGWEVYAPDLRAMLGQGTTPPLARFTFGDLVGLVNEALDALAREAIVMGHGVGGLAALKLGERASVKAAVAYAPAVPGFASSLVTTWSARIARWRGRPLNPPTGKIGFEFVADAEPYQREAAIRAMVPDSAPLAFQIARGEVEFAPGEGAAPRLIVAGDSDPFAPIDAVTQFAQSIGARLVTMRSRGHWLVGGRALERAINETQRFLVRALGQDLLLLYPEEWKSEKSDED